Proteins from one Shewanella pealeana ATCC 700345 genomic window:
- a CDS encoding DUF4136 domain-containing protein, which translates to MKKLLVIMAALALSACSSLKTSSDYDPGVNFSEVKTYAWVEKKTDDATYHLDGLMDQRVRKAVDDQLQLKGLAKADVASADVLVNYLTKVDKKINVDTFNSNYGYNPYYGRGWGGGVGHTQTTVREYEVGTLILDLVNAKTGKLIWRGSVADTMRDKDTPEERVKVVNEAVGALLVNYPPKPEDK; encoded by the coding sequence ATGAAGAAGTTATTGGTTATCATGGCTGCACTAGCATTAAGTGCATGTAGCTCACTTAAAACAAGCTCAGATTATGATCCAGGTGTAAACTTTTCAGAAGTGAAAACTTACGCTTGGGTAGAGAAGAAAACTGATGATGCGACTTATCATTTAGATGGCCTAATGGATCAGCGTGTTCGTAAAGCCGTTGACGATCAACTGCAGCTAAAAGGTCTAGCAAAAGCAGATGTGGCTAGCGCCGATGTATTAGTTAATTACCTAACCAAAGTCGATAAGAAGATCAATGTCGATACCTTCAACAGCAACTATGGCTATAACCCATATTATGGTCGAGGTTGGGGCGGTGGCGTCGGCCACACCCAAACAACCGTTCGTGAATATGAAGTAGGGACTTTGATCCTCGATTTAGTTAACGCAAAAACAGGTAAGCTTATCTGGAGAGGTTCTGTTGCCGATACGATGCGCGATAAAGATACCCCTGAAGAGCGCGTAAAAGTGGTAAATGAAGCCGTAGGTGCGTTATTAGTAAACTACCCACCAAAGCCTGAAGATAAGTAA
- a CDS encoding LysR family transcriptional regulator, whose translation MLTIEQLYSFVTTVETGSFSAAARKLGKVQSAISQHIINLEIDTNQTLFDRSHRYPILTRAGEQLLPQAKAVLAQHQRLNLQVLALDKQDNLKLTLAVDEGIPYNKFTALLSSLSNQYPECELELLCASSLDIIHLVDTKRADLGIVFSELTYSESLDFESLGTVKFELLVNPNHPLAQETSSHIDVLKLHRQLVIGSKAKQKGWFNTPHSPDVWHADNYYMLLELAKAGFGWALLPLHLCEEAIAAQQLCKLKIDFEQLGWQANVDVIQHKSRAENEFNKEVRALMRGLLT comes from the coding sequence ATGTTGACCATTGAACAGCTCTATTCATTTGTAACGACCGTCGAAACAGGCTCCTTTTCTGCAGCAGCGAGAAAGCTTGGCAAGGTACAGTCTGCGATTAGTCAGCACATTATCAATCTCGAAATCGACACCAACCAAACCCTGTTTGATAGAAGCCACCGTTACCCCATTTTGACACGTGCAGGCGAGCAGTTATTGCCTCAGGCCAAAGCTGTGCTGGCACAGCATCAACGTCTTAACTTGCAGGTACTCGCGCTGGATAAACAAGATAATTTAAAGCTCACCCTTGCCGTTGATGAAGGGATCCCCTATAACAAATTCACAGCTTTACTCAGCAGCCTCTCGAACCAATACCCCGAATGCGAGCTGGAATTACTTTGTGCTTCCAGTCTAGATATCATTCATCTCGTGGATACCAAACGAGCCGACCTAGGTATTGTCTTTAGCGAACTAACATACTCTGAGAGTCTCGATTTCGAGTCACTCGGAACAGTAAAGTTTGAATTACTGGTGAACCCAAACCATCCTCTTGCTCAGGAAACCTCGTCGCACATTGATGTGCTCAAACTCCACAGACAGTTAGTCATTGGCTCGAAAGCAAAACAAAAGGGTTGGTTTAATACCCCCCACTCTCCCGATGTATGGCATGCCGATAACTATTACATGTTACTCGAACTCGCTAAAGCAGGCTTTGGTTGGGCGCTATTACCACTTCACCTTTGTGAAGAAGCTATAGCGGCTCAACAACTCTGTAAGCTTAAGATTGATTTTGAGCAATTGGGTTGGCAAGCAAACGTCGATGTTATTCAACATAAAAGCCGCGCTGAAAATGAGTTCAATAAAGAAGTCAGAGCGTTAATGCGCGGATTACTTACCTAA
- a CDS encoding PACE efflux transporter: MTVKDRIIHAILFEAFALAIIVPAASLLSGTEATSMLAVGVGLSLYTVVWNYFYNIWFDKQFGSDRVNRSLKMRIGHTCGFEGGLIFITVPAIAWFLGVSLLQALALEAAFLIFFFFYAVAFNWCYDNIRIKLKLAD, translated from the coding sequence ATGACAGTTAAAGACAGAATCATTCACGCCATTTTATTTGAGGCCTTTGCCTTAGCGATTATTGTGCCTGCGGCATCTTTGTTATCGGGCACAGAAGCAACCTCTATGTTGGCGGTAGGCGTTGGCTTGAGTCTTTATACCGTTGTTTGGAACTACTTTTATAATATCTGGTTTGATAAGCAGTTCGGCAGCGACAGAGTCAATAGAAGCCTCAAGATGCGCATTGGTCATACTTGTGGTTTTGAAGGTGGGCTTATCTTTATAACCGTACCAGCCATAGCCTGGTTCTTAGGTGTAAGCTTGTTGCAGGCGCTAGCACTTGAAGCAGCCTTCTTAATCTTTTTCTTCTTCTATGCGGTGGCGTTTAACTGGTGCTACGACAATATTCGTATCAAGCTCAAGCTAGCCGACTAG